The genomic segment CGGTTTCGGTTTCGGTTTCGGTTTCGGTTTCGGTTTCGGTTTCTGGCGTTTGCGCGGGCGGTGCTTTTACCAGCGTCTGCCAGCTGGAGGGATTGCCCCGGGTCATACTGGCCCAGGGCGCGGTGAGTTCAATGGCTTCAATATCCAGCTGCATCTTCGGATAGTTGAAACGGGTATTTTTTATATCCAGATTTTCCCAGCTAAGAAACTTATCGCCATCGGTGGTATTGATAAACACAGCCTTGCTTAGTTGAGTGTCTGCCGTTGCGGTAAGGCTCAGTTGCGGTTGCGTTGCTAATTCCACTCGCGCATTGGTGGTCAGCGCGCCGTCTTCTATGGCGATATTAGTCGCCTGATTTAAATAAGGTGTGACCTTAGCGGTGGCCAGATCTTCAAGCCCGATATTCAATGTGAGGGATACGGGAGCCAGAGTGAGTTCACCGTCCAACTGTAACGGTGCCTGATTGACTTGCGCGCGCAAATTTAATGCAGCGGCTTGGTCGCTGTTAAGCACAATGGGGGCTAATGAGGCATTGACCTGTTCCAGCGACCACTTGGCCGGCGGATCAACCTTCTGGTCGCTAAAATGGGATTGCGAGTCACGGATGGTGAATTCGTTCAGGCGTATATCCCATGGCGATTGCTCAGCCGTTTGCTTATTGGCCGAGGTTGCCTGTTGGGCAACAGGATCGGGTTCTGGCGCCTCGCTGGACGGTTGTTGCGTTGCAGTCGGTGTGCCCGCCGAGGCCATGGTTTGTTCGTGGGCGTGCAGTAGTAGCGATTGAAAACGCATGTCGCCGTTTTTATCTAACCACTGATTGAGGCTCAGCCCCGCTACATTTACGGCGGCTACATTCAGGCTGCGCTCCTGTACATTTAGCTGTATATCGTCGATAACGAAACTGTCCAGACGTAAAAGCGGAGGGTCCAGAGTTTCATCGTCCACGGCCACATTGGTGACCTCGATACGGCTCTGGTTAAGAGAAATTTGCGTTGGCGCCTCGGGGGCAGGCTTGACAATATGGAGTGTCGCTTTGGCATCCAACACGCCGTTTTTTACATCGGCATTAATAACATTGCGGACAAAGTCGGCAAAGCCCGCGAGGTTGATGGTATTGGCTTGCAGGTTGATGTTAAACAGCAGCGGCTGTAAACGGTAATCGCCGTTGAGGGTGACAGCGCCACCGGCGGCAAGGTCTGCAGCAATATTAAACGGATTGCTGCTCTCGGCGCCGGTGTCTATGTATAAATCGTTAAACACCAGGTTAAAATCTTCAATGCCGGCATCGGCAGGCACAATGCCTGCGGTGTCTTCGTAGTGAAAAGCGCCGCCGCTTATTTGAATCAGGACAACTTCAACCCCGAGAGGCTCGCTTTCGCTAGACGGTTCGGGCTCTGGTTTGGGGGCCTGGTTGCGGGCGCTGTTAATGGAGTCGATTACCGAGTCGAAGTTAAAGCCATCGGCGGTTTGCAGAATGTTAATTTGGGGCCCGGCCAGTTGTATTTCTTTTACCACTAGGTGCCAGTTAAACAGCGACGGCCAGAAATCCACATTGACGCTTAAATGGTCCCAGTGCGCTAACGGTTTGTCGGGTCGGTCGGCAATGGAAAAGTTTTCCGATTGCAGCTCGAGGGTGAAGGGGTTGTAGGCAAAGGACTCCACACTGACCTGACGGCCCAGGTATTCGCTGCCTTGGGTTTCGGCCACTTCTTTGAGCTTGCCCGGTAAATACCAGTAACCCAATATCAGATACAGGCAGTAGCACAGCGCCAGTAGGGCGAAAAAAACCATTAACGAGCGCTTGGCCCAGTGTGCGATGCGGGACTTGTCCATATTCCACCTCAGTTACAACTTTTCTTTACGCAAAATGGGCGTTTGGCGATCAGTGCGCAGGCCGATTTGCGAGCGATGCGCTGTATTATAGAGCACCCCAATGAAGGACATGTGATGTTAGCCCAGACTCAAACTTCTATGTGGCGCCGGGTGGCGGTGCTGGCGTTGCCCGTGGCGCTGCAAATGGTGCTGCAGTCACTGCTCGGCATGGCCGATGTGTTGATGGTTGGCAGCCTGGGCGCCGAAGCGGTGGCGGCCGTGGGCCTGGCGGCCAAACTGCATTTTTTAATGCTGGTGACCATGATGGGGGTGGCTACTGCCTGCGCGATTTTAGTGGCCCAATATGCCGGAGCTGAGGATGCGCACGGTGCTCAGCGCTCTCTGGCGATGGCGCTGTTGGTGGGGGCGTGTTTTATGCTGCCCTTTACCGCGCTATTTTTCAGCGCCGGTGGTTGGTTGGGGTTGATTAACCCCGACGCGCAGGTGGTGTCGCTCACCGCCGAGTTTTTGTGGATTACCGCACCTGTGCTGCTGATTGCGCAGATTATTACTGTCTTTGAGGCGGCGCTACGGGCCATTGGCAATACCCTGGTGCCGCTGGCAATGGGTGCGGTGGCGGCGCTACTCAATATTTTGTTTAACTACATTTTGATTTTCGGCCACTGGGGTTTTCCCGAGCTGGGTGTTGCCGGGGCGGCCTGGGGCACGCTGCTGGCGCGAGTGCTGCAGCTGGTGTTTACCTTAAGCTGGCTCTACGCGGTAAAACACGAATTTGCCCCCAGGCTCAAGCGCTGGTGGGGCGAGGTTTCGGCGCAGCAATTAAAGCGCTTTTTGTGGTTCGCTCTGCCGCTTTTGGTCAATCACATTGTCTGGGCGCTGGGTAACTGCGCCTACCATGTGGCATCGGGCTTTGCCGGTACCGACGCGCTGGCGGTGATGGGGGTGCTGGTGCCCATCGAGAGTTTGTTTTTCTCGCTGTTTGTAGGTTTGGCCAATGCCGCTTCGGTGATGGTGGGGCAGAGCCTGGGGGCTAATCGCCCCGAAGCGGCCTGGCAGTTGTGCCGCTTTTTTAATCGCCTGACTTTTGTGCTGGTGTTGGCAATGTCGGCACTGCTGTGGCTGGCGCGGCCCTGGGTGCTGCTGGCGTTTGACCATATCGACCCGGCCACCAGTGAGCTTTTGTACCAAACCCTGGCGGTATTCTGCCTGGGCGTGTGGGTAAAAGTGCTGAACATGCTGCGTATTTTGGGTATTTTGCGCGCCGGTGGCGACACTCACTACTGTTTAGTGGTGGATGTGATTGTTATGTGGGTGTTCGGTGTGCCCCTGTATATGGCCGGGGTGTTCTTTAGCGACTGGAATTTCGCTGCGCTCTACGCGTTGATGTACATTGAAGACGCGCTAAAATGGTTGCCCATTCGCGCGCGGGTGAAGCGCGGCCTGTGGGTCAAAAACCTAACCTAGATCGCGTTTGTCATTCCTGCTAGAGCGTAGAATCGCGGTTCAAGAATAACTACACGGATTGTATCTATGAAAGTCACACTCTGCCGCGCGGGTTTAATTGTGGCGCTGCTGCTCGCCAGTTTGTGGTGCTTAATGAGTGCGGCAAACCTCGGTAATCTCAGTTTGTCGCAGGTCAGCTTTACCCACCACGACAGAACTCTGCCCGTTGAGGAGCTGCCCCTGTCGCGCTCGCTGATCGGTCAATACCAGGTGCAGTTTAGTTTGCACTCCCATGGTAAGAGTTCGCTGGCGGTGCGGGTGATACCCGACGATGAATTGCACGCCGTAATGCTAAACGGCGAGCCTGTCTCGCTGCACAACTTTACCCGCCAGCAGCGGCGCGATTACAGCAAAGGTTTGGTGTTGCCGCTTGAGGGGCTAGACCCCCACGGGCCGAATAGTCTGACGTTTATCCTCAGCAATGCCAATAACCCTGCGGGCTTCGATGTGCGGCCGGTGGCCAGTCTGGGTGCGGCCCAGCTGGCGCTGCTGGTACTGGCTTTTGTTCTGCTGGCCGGGGCGCTCTATCGCAGCTTGCCCATCAGCCGCCGCCAGGGTTTTCTGTTGGCGGTGGGGCTGGTGGCTTGTACGGCGTATTTATCGCATACCGATTCTTTCACCCGTACCTTCGATGTGTACGAGGGCGGTGGACACCGCGACTATATCCATTACCTGATTGAGCATCAGAGCTTTCCGCTGGCCTCCGAGGGCTGGGAGTATCATCAGCCGCCTTTGTATTACACCTTTGCCGCGCTGGTAAAAGTGCTTCTGGTGGATGAGGTGGCCGGGGATGATCGCTGGGCGCAGTGGCTGGCGCTGTGGCTGTGGGTGATTTTCTTGTGGGCCTCGCTGGCGGCGCTGCGCCTGGCGTTTCGCGCACACCCACCCGCTCTGCTATTGGCGAGCCTGGCACTTTGCCTTTGGCCCTCGGGCATAGTGCACAGTATTCGCATTGGCAATGATGTGCCTTTGTACGCGTTTTACGCGCTGGGGTTTTTCTTTACCCTGCGCTGGTGGCACAGCGGTGCCCGCGCGGCTTTGCTGTGGGCCGCCTTTTGGGCTGCATGCGCGCTGTTAACAAAGTCCAACGCTCTGGCGCTGTGGGCGGTATTGGGGTGCTTGTGGTTATTGCGCTCGGTGCGCCACGGGGGAGGGCTTTTGCGCTCGTCTATTTATCGGCGTCAGGCCATCGGGGCGGCGGTAGTTCTGGGGGCGTTTTTTAGCGTGGCCGTGGCCTTCAACCTGGGCGATAACCTCTGGCACTACGCCCAGGGGCAGTCGGAGGACTGGTTGCTCTCCAATGTCAGCACCACGATTAATCCAGGTCTGAGAGTGGGGAATCAACCGGCCAATTATCTGGTGTTTGATGTGCCTACATTTGTGCAGCATCCGTTTATTAGCAGTTGGAGTGACGAGTACGGGCGTCAGTATTTCTGGAACTACGTGTTGCGCTCCAGCCTTTCTTCGGAGTTTTTTTACCGTGGCGAATCGCTGCAGCTGTGGGGCAAAATCAATGGTGTCTTGCTGCTGCTGATGCTCGCGGGCCAGGTTTACTATTCGGCGGCTCACAGCGCGGTGTTGGATCGCGCCCGGCAGGTGCGGCGTTTGTACCGGGCGGCGCCCTGGATTCTGGCGATTGTGTTTCCGTTGTTGTTGCTCCTGGCGTATCGCATCAAAGTGCCGCTGTCCTGCAATACCGATTTTCGCTATGTGTATATGATGCTGGTACCGCTGCTGTACTGGTCCGCCCGGCCGCTTGCGTGGCCGAGGTTCGGCCTGGCGCGATTGCTGGCGCTGGCTCCGGCGGCAATTGGTGTGTCGACGCTGGTGTGGCTGGCGCTGTTGTTACGTTAGGGGCGGATTTGCTTCGGTTAGCTGCGCTACTTGTTGGGCCGATTGATAGAGAAATGGATATTTTATAAGCCCGTGTCGCCGGGCGTTGCGAGTTACTTTTTAGGGGTAAAAAGTAACCAAAAACCTCGCCCAACAACTGGCCTCTTCGAGGTGCCCTCCCTCCAGCCAATTTTAGCGGTCGGTCTAAACCGCACATCCCTGTGCGCTTAGACCTTTCGCGCTCGTCCAGAGCGCTCAACCCCTAAAATCGGCCTCCACTCGGCTCAGTTGTAACCGGGCGAACCCCCTTCTGGTTCCACGATTTTTTGTATGAATAACATTCAAAATAGTTGAGGCTATCGGTGGTTTAGGCTTTTATTCTGAGCAACCAACACGGCCTCCAGCTCAGCTACTTTTTTGCTTGCGTACTAATCGCGCATATTAAAGACGGCGTCAGCCCCCTTTTAGCAAAATATCATCGGTGATCTGATCAACGCGGGTGCAGCCGGTTAGGGCCATGGCTACGCGTAACTCTTTGGCGAAGCATTCGATTATTTCGGCCACCCCGCGCTCGCCCCGTGCGGCCAGGCCGTAAACCCAGGGGCGCCCGATCATCACCGCGCTGGCGCCCAAAGCGCGGGCGCGAAGGATATCCACCCCGGTGCGCACGCCCGAATCCAGCAGAATATCCAGTTGCCCGTGCACCGCTTCGCTAATCGCGGGCAGGGCGGCGATGCTGGAGCTGGCGCCGTCTAGCTGGCGTCCGCCGTGGTTGCTAATCACAATGCCGTCGGCACCGGTAGTGGCGGCGGCGCGTGCGTCTTCCGGGTCGAGAATACCCTTGATCACCAGCTTACCCTTCCACAGCTGGCGGATCTCGGCCATATCATCCCAGGTGACTGTGGGGTCGAAATTCTGCGCCATCCAGCCCCAAAATTCGTCGATACCGGCGTTATCTCCCAGCACTGGCGCGATATTGCCCAGGCTATGGGGCCGCCCCCACAGGCCCACATCCCAGGCCCAGCGGGGTTTAACCATGGCCTGGCCGGCGCGGGCGAGCTTGCGGCGCAGGGCGCTGCCGCCGGACAGGCCGCTGCGAATATCCCGGTAGCGGGTGGCGGGTACGGGCATATCCACGGTAAAAATAAGAGTGCGGCAACCGGCTTCCCAGGCGCGCTCCAGCATGGCCCTAAGAAAGCCGCGATCGCGAATCATATACAGCTGAAACCAAAAACCGGGACCCGCGTGGTTGGCAACTTCATTCACCGAGCAGGCGGAAACAGTGCTGAGGCAAAAAGGCACGCCGGCTTTTTGCGCGGCGCGCGCGGCCTGCACTTCGCCCCGGCGGGCGTTGAGCCCGGCGATACCCACGGGGGCCAGTATCAGGGGCAGGGCGGTTTGCTGGCCGAGAATCTCGCAGGCGGTGCTGGCATTATCGACATTTTGCAGTACTCTTTGGCGCAGACTGTAGCGCTCAAAGTCGCTTTGGTTGCGGCGCAGGGTGGATTCACTGAAGGCGCCGCCGTCGATATATTCAAATAGAAATTTAGGTAGACGACGTTTGGCAAGTGTGCGGTAGTCGCTAATGCTGGCTGGTATCATACGAGGCTCACATACAGATTCGTTATTTTAAATATAATTTGAATTTTACTTGTAAATGGTGTCGTGGTATACAAGTGCTAGGCCTTGAGAGTCCTTAGAATAAAAATAGCCTCCTGGAGGAGACGTGAATAATCAACAAGCCCAGGCTATGCCCTTAGCCAGCGCCCGTCTTTGGGTGCCTCTGTTTCTGATTGTCAGCCTCTTTTTTATGTGGGGCGTGGCCAATAACCTTAACGATATTCTGATTACCCAGTTTAAAAAGGCTTTCGTGCTCACCGACCTGCAATCGGGTCTGGTGCAGTCGGCGTTTTATTTTGGTTACTTTGTATTTGCCATTCCCGCCGCGCTGGCCATGAAGCGCTTTGGCTATCGCGCGGCGATCGTGTTTGGTTTGTTGCTTTACGCAGGCGGCGCGGCACTGTTTTACCCGGCAGCCCAGGCTCATGAATACGTTTATTTTTTGGCGGCGCTGTTTGTGATCGCGAGCGGCCTGTCGTTTTTGGAAACCTCGGCCAATCCGTTGATTGTTGCTATGGGTGACCCGGAAACGGCAGAACGGCGCTTAAACTTCGCTCAGTCTTTTAACTCATTGGGCACTATATCCGGCGTGTTGATTGGGCGCGAGTTTATTCTCTCGGGGGTGGAGCACAGCCCCGAGGAGCTGGCAGCCATGAGCGAGGCGCAGCAAACGGCTTTTTACACTACCGAGGTGCAGGCCGTGGCCGGGCCCTATCTGGCCATTGCGGCGGTGGTAGTGGTGTGGGCGCTGTGTGTGGCGCTGGTGAAGTTTCCGGTTCTGGCCCGGGCCCATGAAAATGACGAGCGCGGTTTTTCTCTGGCGGACTTTAAAGCACTGCTGCAGCGTCGCCACTATTTGTTTGGCGTATTGGCGCAGTTTTTTTACGTGGGCGCACAGGTGTGCATCTGGAGTTTTATGATTCGCTATGGCCAAGAAGCTGTGCCGGGCACCGGCGAGAAAACCCTGGCTACCTATTTAACCGTATCTCTGGTGGCCTTTATGGTGGGCCGCTTTTTTGCCACCTGGTTGATGGGCTATGTTAAGCCCGCGCGGCTGATGGCCTGGTACGCCGTGGTGAATATCGGTTTGTGCGGCTACGCCATGCTGGCGGCGAATCACGCAGGTTTAATCGCTCTGGCCGCTACCAGCTTTTTTATGTCGCTGATGTTTCCCACGATTTTTGCCCTTAGCATTAAGGGCTTGGGGCGCGAGGCCAAGGCCGGCTCGGCGCTGCTGATTATGGCGATTATCGGCGGCGCAATTCTCACCGCTGTTATGGGCTTGGTGTCGGATTTGACCAGCATGCATACCGCAGTGATTGTGCCTTTGGTGTGTTTTGTGGTGATTTGGCTGTTTGCTCGCAAATGCCAGGCGGGGGCGGTCGGTGCCTGACTTTGCCCTAGTCGACGCCCACCAACACGCCTGGGAGCTGGCCAATACCCAGTGGCCGACGCCGGAGCTGGGCGAGATATATCGCGATTTTAGTGCGGCGGATTATCTAACTGCCAGCGCCGAGGCCGGTGCGGTGGCGTCGGTGCTGGTGCAGTCGCAGCCCCATGCGGCGGATACCGATTATCTGTTGGCTGAGGCAGACGCCTATCGCCATGTGGTGGGGGTGGTGGGCTGGGTGGATTTGGCCGCTGCGGATGCGCGCGAGCAACTTACGCTGCGCGCTCGCCACCCGGCTTTTTGCGGGGTGCGACCGATGTTGCAGGCCCTACCCGAGGACGACTGGATTTTGCGCCCTGAGTGCGCAGCAGGGTTGGCGGCCCTAAGCGAGCACAAGCTGTGCTTTGATGCGCTGGTATATCCGCGCCACCTGCGCCACATTGAAACCCTGGCATTGGCTCATCCCGAGCTGAGCATTGTGTTGGATCACGGCGCCAAGCCGGATATTGCCGGGGGCGAGTGGCAACACTGGTATCAGTTGATGGTGCGGCTGGCGGCTTTGCCCAATGTTCACTGCAAGCTATCCGGGCTGATTACCGAAGCCCCGGCGGAGTCACAATTGAGCGTGGTGCGGCCCTATGCTGAGGCCATTTTGACTTTGTTTGGGCCCCGGCGGGTCATTTGGGGCAGCGACTGGCCTGTGTTGAATTTGGCGAGTAATTACCGAGAGTGGCTGGTTTATTGCAGACAACTGGTACAATCTTTCGCCCCCGGCGCCGAAAAGGCAATATTTCGCGATAATGCAATTGCCCTGTACCGACTTGGGGTTTGATAACAACAATGACCGAAACGCTTTGAGCAGCGACACTTTAGAGTAACGATAACATGACAGGTAAACGCAACGAGGCCGCCAAGGCAACGGCCGAAGACAGTCGAAAATATAAGGCACCAGCGCTGGAAAAAGGGCTGGATATTCTCGAGCTGCTAGCCACTAGCAGCGAGCCTATGACCACCTCGCAAATGGCGGCTAGGTTGGGGCGCTCGGTGAGCGAATTGTTTCGCATGGTGCTGGCGCTGGAGTATCGCGGCTACATCACCCCCGCCGAAGATGGCCGCGATGGCTATGCTTTGTCGAACAAGTTGTTTGCTCTGGGTATCGCCCGCGCGCCTACCAAAACGCTGCTGGAAACGGCCTTGCCGATTATGTCGGCACTCAGTCGCGAGATAGGTCAGTCCTGCCATTTGGCGGTGCCTTCGGGGGACCAGATTGTGGTGGTGGGGCGCATTGAGAACCCGGGCGATCTGGGATTTTCCGTACGTATCGGTTACCGCCGCCCCCTGATTAAAGCCGCGTCGGGCAAGGTGCTGTTTGGTTTTCAGGCCCCGGATGTACAGAGCGTG from the Gilvimarinus sp. DA14 genome contains:
- a CDS encoding amidohydrolase; translated protein: MPDFALVDAHQHAWELANTQWPTPELGEIYRDFSAADYLTASAEAGAVASVLVQSQPHAADTDYLLAEADAYRHVVGVVGWVDLAAADAREQLTLRARHPAFCGVRPMLQALPEDDWILRPECAAGLAALSEHKLCFDALVYPRHLRHIETLALAHPELSIVLDHGAKPDIAGGEWQHWYQLMVRLAALPNVHCKLSGLITEAPAESQLSVVRPYAEAILTLFGPRRVIWGSDWPVLNLASNYREWLVYCRQLVQSFAPGAEKAIFRDNAIALYRLGV
- the fucP gene encoding L-fucose:H+ symporter permease; this translates as MNNQQAQAMPLASARLWVPLFLIVSLFFMWGVANNLNDILITQFKKAFVLTDLQSGLVQSAFYFGYFVFAIPAALAMKRFGYRAAIVFGLLLYAGGAALFYPAAQAHEYVYFLAALFVIASGLSFLETSANPLIVAMGDPETAERRLNFAQSFNSLGTISGVLIGREFILSGVEHSPEELAAMSEAQQTAFYTTEVQAVAGPYLAIAAVVVVWALCVALVKFPVLARAHENDERGFSLADFKALLQRRHYLFGVLAQFFYVGAQVCIWSFMIRYGQEAVPGTGEKTLATYLTVSLVAFMVGRFFATWLMGYVKPARLMAWYAVVNIGLCGYAMLAANHAGLIALAATSFFMSLMFPTIFALSIKGLGREAKAGSALLIMAIIGGAILTAVMGLVSDLTSMHTAVIVPLVCFVVIWLFARKCQAGAVGA
- a CDS encoding L-lactate dehydrogenase — encoded protein: MIPASISDYRTLAKRRLPKFLFEYIDGGAFSESTLRRNQSDFERYSLRQRVLQNVDNASTACEILGQQTALPLILAPVGIAGLNARRGEVQAARAAQKAGVPFCLSTVSACSVNEVANHAGPGFWFQLYMIRDRGFLRAMLERAWEAGCRTLIFTVDMPVPATRYRDIRSGLSGGSALRRKLARAGQAMVKPRWAWDVGLWGRPHSLGNIAPVLGDNAGIDEFWGWMAQNFDPTVTWDDMAEIRQLWKGKLVIKGILDPEDARAAATTGADGIVISNHGGRQLDGASSSIAALPAISEAVHGQLDILLDSGVRTGVDILRARALGASAVMIGRPWVYGLAARGERGVAEIIECFAKELRVAMALTGCTRVDQITDDILLKGG
- a CDS encoding MATE family efflux transporter, yielding MLAQTQTSMWRRVAVLALPVALQMVLQSLLGMADVLMVGSLGAEAVAAVGLAAKLHFLMLVTMMGVATACAILVAQYAGAEDAHGAQRSLAMALLVGACFMLPFTALFFSAGGWLGLINPDAQVVSLTAEFLWITAPVLLIAQIITVFEAALRAIGNTLVPLAMGAVAALLNILFNYILIFGHWGFPELGVAGAAWGTLLARVLQLVFTLSWLYAVKHEFAPRLKRWWGEVSAQQLKRFLWFALPLLVNHIVWALGNCAYHVASGFAGTDALAVMGVLVPIESLFFSLFVGLANAASVMVGQSLGANRPEAAWQLCRFFNRLTFVLVLAMSALLWLARPWVLLAFDHIDPATSELLYQTLAVFCLGVWVKVLNMLRILGILRAGGDTHYCLVVDVIVMWVFGVPLYMAGVFFSDWNFAALYALMYIEDALKWLPIRARVKRGLWVKNLT
- a CDS encoding DUF748 domain-containing protein; the protein is MDKSRIAHWAKRSLMVFFALLALCYCLYLILGYWYLPGKLKEVAETQGSEYLGRQVSVESFAYNPFTLELQSENFSIADRPDKPLAHWDHLSVNVDFWPSLFNWHLVVKEIQLAGPQINILQTADGFNFDSVIDSINSARNQAPKPEPEPSSESEPLGVEVVLIQISGGAFHYEDTAGIVPADAGIEDFNLVFNDLYIDTGAESSNPFNIAADLAAGGAVTLNGDYRLQPLLFNINLQANTINLAGFADFVRNVINADVKNGVLDAKATLHIVKPAPEAPTQISLNQSRIEVTNVAVDDETLDPPLLRLDSFVIDDIQLNVQERSLNVAAVNVAGLSLNQWLDKNGDMRFQSLLLHAHEQTMASAGTPTATQQPSSEAPEPDPVAQQATSANKQTAEQSPWDIRLNEFTIRDSQSHFSDQKVDPPAKWSLEQVNASLAPIVLNSDQAAALNLRAQVNQAPLQLDGELTLAPVSLTLNIGLEDLATAKVTPYLNQATNIAIEDGALTTNARVELATQPQLSLTATADTQLSKAVFINTTDGDKFLSWENLDIKNTRFNYPKMQLDIEAIELTAPWASMTRGNPSSWQTLVKAPPAQTPETETETETETETETETETETSESKPLALNIARLQINQGNVYFKDTLIQPEFASSINDIKVSMTDFSTSDAQNLSATLQASINKHAPLAITAETTAAKKEIEGSVNALDLKGLSPYTGTYIGYNVDRGELNYHFDYVLEGTKITGANDIVAEKFALGGSVDSEQAIDAPIKLGLTLLKDLNGDINLDLGISGDQSDPGFNIPGLITKTFINILVKAVASPFTLLGSIVSSDENLGEVSFANGSAVVGKEQHNNLNKLASALNKKPELILVVQGNADRSADKLALQKSQLMAELSDIDPEDEPQFYNQSAIDSALQQSGVQRQLHRRYRELNGETFGTLVERIANEQTLETEAAANIATERALTQLSETIQITDARLEQLADRRADNVIAQLLDAGLAENRLVKKDAYIAALTGTTLKFEVQAQ
- a CDS encoding IclR family transcriptional regulator gives rise to the protein MTGKRNEAAKATAEDSRKYKAPALEKGLDILELLATSSEPMTTSQMAARLGRSVSELFRMVLALEYRGYITPAEDGRDGYALSNKLFALGIARAPTKTLLETALPIMSALSREIGQSCHLAVPSGDQIVVVGRIENPGDLGFSVRIGYRRPLIKAASGKVLFGFQAPDVQSVMLKALAGEDESELETFISSAEQARKAGYVRTPSDFIDGVTDLSTPVIGYRGALAALTVPHVVYHPEPCSVDRALEGLREAAQKISSLLTEQSH